Proteins encoded by one window of Burkholderia plantarii:
- a CDS encoding glycosyltransferase, protein MSQHTNFPDSLQSVITVDMLLALDGRQFIEQAYQTLLGRAPDAGGFLHYSAMLTRSAGKLRVLADLRQSDEGLRYAAAVHGLDERIARHRRHMRSPLQRVLTLFESRPAARDASAQSPAPASVTPQPPAPTPAPQPQAPVVPPAVVASGKVGTARVSRGGTPTFWFDLTTSMEWTGGVVGIVRAELEIAYGLKKIDPAVRFSMQKGNGFVEIPEAQLAWLFDADNVVDAYMHFFDRYRAAGATEASKARNIVIDLPEPSSLHHPYGAGDVVVSVGWMDSQKEAYFERVKAAFPEFFVVYLVYDIILLRPETRHLYSEIGQNKFEGYLKWISENVDFMLFGGETAKRDTRELQARMKWPSPPGQAVKFGSDIVKLADSGNDEAVLREIGITGPFIITVGSIEPRKNHDTLYRAYLIAQTEQLEGMPQLVICGRVLGQVGDLVDSLDRDPRLVGKVIRLSPTDKQLAVLYKHCRFTVLPTLYEGWSLTLPESLSQHKFCLSADTPPLREIGRDLVDYVAPWDARSWAEKIHHYANDDAALRAYQQRIVLDWTITTWRDTARAIHENVNRFVVEQKVPARKLPEIWMDLSLTYLHWQGGVNGIIRAELTLARHLHELAPKTHYFAQDGGHMFEIPHDMLLWLFNDDDLSTAYQHFNDFWNHHERQGSGFRSPFRATGGVHADHPALLEAFPENSIVFFAGIEWEQKLMSAAARASREHEAVIASQLVYDLTPLLVPHLHQPETCEGYERFFEFASQQFDQIVYGGRTALRDGERIQRAHGWNTPRSDFVEFGSDINVVKESEPEHDQTVLERLGVGRDFVMTVGTIQPRKNHDTLYKAYVTLFERGVTELPKLVFVGKEGWKSTDFLTILRADARMKDRIVMVSPTDEELDVLYRHCRFTLLPSFYEGWSLTLPESLSYGKFCLTADTDPLRETGRDLVEYVDPHDTFAWAERIGHYLSHPREVERYEQRIRAEWKPRSWKDATKMLLDALYAAHAEKLRASLAAKAAKPVTDAAGKGKATGQGTGAAAN, encoded by the coding sequence ATGAGTCAGCACACTAATTTTCCCGATTCGCTGCAATCCGTGATCACCGTCGACATGCTGCTGGCCCTCGATGGCCGGCAGTTCATCGAGCAGGCGTATCAAACGCTGTTGGGGCGGGCACCGGATGCGGGTGGTTTCCTGCACTATTCGGCGATGCTGACGCGCTCGGCGGGCAAGTTGCGCGTGCTGGCCGACCTGCGTCAGTCGGACGAGGGCCTGCGCTACGCGGCGGCCGTGCATGGCCTGGACGAGCGTATCGCGCGCCATCGCCGTCACATGCGTTCGCCGCTGCAGCGCGTGCTGACCCTGTTCGAGTCGCGCCCGGCCGCGCGGGACGCGTCGGCGCAAAGCCCGGCGCCGGCCAGCGTCACGCCTCAGCCGCCGGCCCCGACCCCGGCCCCGCAACCGCAGGCGCCAGTCGTGCCGCCGGCGGTGGTCGCTTCCGGCAAGGTCGGCACGGCGCGCGTATCGAGGGGCGGCACGCCCACCTTCTGGTTCGACCTGACCACCTCGATGGAGTGGACGGGCGGCGTGGTCGGCATCGTGCGCGCCGAGCTGGAGATCGCCTACGGCCTGAAGAAGATCGATCCCGCGGTGCGTTTCTCGATGCAGAAGGGCAACGGCTTCGTCGAGATTCCCGAGGCGCAGCTCGCATGGCTGTTCGACGCGGACAACGTCGTCGATGCCTACATGCATTTCTTCGACCGCTATCGCGCCGCCGGCGCCACCGAGGCGTCGAAGGCGCGCAACATCGTGATCGACCTGCCGGAACCGTCGAGCCTGCATCATCCGTATGGCGCCGGCGACGTGGTGGTGAGCGTCGGCTGGATGGACAGCCAGAAGGAAGCCTATTTCGAGCGGGTCAAGGCGGCGTTCCCCGAGTTCTTCGTCGTCTATCTCGTCTACGACATCATCCTGCTGCGCCCCGAAACGCGCCACCTCTACTCGGAGATCGGCCAGAACAAGTTCGAAGGCTATCTGAAGTGGATTTCCGAGAACGTCGACTTCATGCTGTTCGGCGGCGAGACGGCCAAGCGCGACACGCGCGAGCTGCAGGCCCGCATGAAATGGCCGTCGCCGCCGGGGCAGGCCGTCAAGTTCGGCTCGGACATCGTCAAGCTCGCCGATTCGGGCAATGACGAGGCGGTCCTGCGCGAGATCGGCATCACCGGCCCGTTCATCATCACGGTCGGTTCGATCGAGCCGCGCAAGAACCACGACACGCTCTACCGCGCCTACCTGATCGCGCAGACCGAGCAGCTCGAGGGCATGCCGCAGCTCGTGATCTGCGGGCGCGTGCTCGGCCAGGTCGGCGATCTGGTCGATTCGCTCGACCGCGATCCGCGTCTGGTCGGCAAGGTGATCCGCCTGTCGCCGACCGACAAGCAGCTCGCGGTGCTCTACAAGCACTGCCGCTTCACGGTGCTGCCCACGCTCTACGAGGGCTGGAGCCTGACGCTGCCGGAGAGCCTGAGCCAGCACAAGTTCTGCCTCTCGGCGGACACCCCGCCGCTGCGCGAGATCGGCCGCGACCTGGTGGACTACGTCGCGCCGTGGGACGCGCGCAGCTGGGCCGAGAAGATCCATCACTACGCCAACGACGACGCGGCGTTGCGCGCCTACCAGCAGCGCATCGTGCTCGACTGGACCATCACGACCTGGCGCGACACGGCACGCGCGATCCATGAAAACGTGAACCGCTTCGTGGTCGAGCAGAAGGTGCCGGCGCGCAAGCTGCCCGAGATCTGGATGGACCTGTCGCTGACCTACCTGCACTGGCAGGGCGGCGTGAACGGCATCATCCGCGCCGAGCTGACGCTCGCGCGCCACCTGCACGAACTCGCGCCGAAGACGCACTACTTCGCGCAGGACGGCGGCCACATGTTCGAGATCCCGCACGACATGCTGCTCTGGCTTTTCAACGACGACGACCTGAGCACGGCCTACCAGCACTTCAACGATTTCTGGAACCATCACGAGCGCCAGGGCAGCGGCTTCCGCAGCCCGTTCCGTGCGACGGGCGGCGTTCATGCCGACCATCCGGCCTTGCTCGAGGCGTTCCCGGAGAACTCGATCGTGTTCTTCGCCGGCATCGAGTGGGAACAGAAACTGATGAGCGCGGCGGCCAGGGCGAGCCGCGAGCACGAGGCGGTGATCGCGAGCCAGCTCGTGTACGACCTCACGCCGCTGCTGGTGCCGCATCTGCACCAGCCGGAAACCTGCGAAGGCTACGAGCGCTTCTTCGAATTCGCCTCGCAGCAGTTCGACCAGATCGTGTACGGTGGCCGGACCGCGTTGCGGGACGGCGAGCGGATTCAGCGGGCGCATGGCTGGAATACGCCGCGCAGCGATTTCGTCGAATTCGGGTCGGATATCAACGTCGTCAAGGAATCCGAGCCCGAGCACGATCAAACCGTGCTGGAGCGGCTCGGCGTGGGGCGCGATTTCGTCATGACGGTGGGAACCATCCAGCCGCGCAAGAATCACGATACCTTGTACAAGGCCTACGTGACGTTGTTCGAGCGCGGTGTGACGGAGCTGCCGAAGCTGGTGTTCGTCGGCAAGGAGGGCTGGAAATCCACCGATTTCCTGACCATCCTGCGCGCGGACGCCCGCATGAAGGACCGGATCGTGATGGTGAGCCCGACCGACGAGGAACTCGACGTGCTGTACCGCCACTGCCGCTTCACGCTGCTGCCGTCGTTCTACGAGGGCTGGAGCCTGACGCTGCCGGAGAGCCTCAGCTACGGCAAGTTCTGCCTGACGGCGGACACCGATCCGCTGCGCGAGACCGGGCGCGATCTGGTGGAGTACGTCGATCCGCACGACACGTTCGCGTGGGCCGAGCGCATTGGCCACTACCTGAGCCACCCGCGCGAGGTCGAGCGCTACGAGCAGCGGATTCGCGCCGAATGGAAGCCGCGCAGCTGGAAGGATGCCACGAAGATGCTGCTCGACGCGCTGTATGCCGCGCATGCCGAAAAGCTGCGCGCGAGCCTCGCGGCGAAGGCGGCGAAGCCGGTGACGGACGCGGCCGGCAAGGGCAAGGCCACGGGCCAGGGCACCGGCGCGGCGGCAAACTAA
- a CDS encoding class II glutamine amidotransferase, with the protein MCRWLAYTGNPIPLETVLFRARHSLIDQSLHSRLGATTTNGDGFGIGWYGRPDEIPFRYRSVHPAWNDRNLREAARAIHSPHFVAHIRAATDTPIQETNCHPFRHGRWMFVHNGLIRRYHKLRHDLMLRIDPALFPSVEGSTDSEVMFHLALTFGLEHTPLPALERMAGVIEDIAAKHGVAQPINMTVCATDGEQVVAVRYSSEHRSRTLFHSTSFRHLHELYPDDPRIAAVGDDAFLVLSEPLVDLPDAWQEIPESTAIVARGGRVETFAFTPRAPRNGTHG; encoded by the coding sequence ATGTGCCGCTGGCTGGCCTATACCGGCAATCCGATCCCGCTCGAAACGGTGCTGTTCCGCGCCAGGCATTCGCTGATCGACCAGAGCCTGCATTCGCGGCTCGGCGCCACCACCACCAACGGCGACGGCTTCGGCATCGGCTGGTACGGGCGCCCCGACGAGATCCCGTTCCGCTACCGCTCGGTGCATCCGGCCTGGAACGACCGTAACCTGCGCGAGGCCGCGCGCGCGATCCACTCCCCGCACTTCGTCGCGCACATCCGCGCGGCCACCGACACGCCGATCCAGGAAACCAACTGCCATCCGTTCCGGCACGGCCGCTGGATGTTCGTCCACAACGGCCTGATCCGCCGCTATCACAAGCTGCGCCACGACCTGATGCTGCGCATCGATCCGGCGCTGTTCCCGTCGGTGGAAGGCTCGACCGACTCCGAGGTGATGTTCCACCTGGCGCTGACGTTCGGGCTCGAGCACACGCCGCTGCCGGCGCTCGAACGGATGGCCGGCGTGATCGAGGACATCGCCGCGAAGCACGGCGTGGCGCAGCCGATCAACATGACCGTCTGCGCGACCGACGGCGAGCAGGTGGTGGCCGTGCGCTATTCGAGCGAGCATCGATCGCGCACGCTGTTCCACAGCACCTCGTTTCGCCATCTGCACGAACTCTATCCCGACGATCCGCGCATCGCGGCGGTCGGCGACGATGCGTTCCTGGTGCTGTCCGAGCCGCTCGTCGACCTGCCCGACGCGTGGCAGGAGATCCCCGAGAGCACGGCGATCGTCGCGCGCGGCGGCCGCGTCGAGACCTTCGCGTTCACGCCGCGCGCGCCGCGCAACGGCACCCACGGCTGA
- a CDS encoding polysaccharide biosynthesis/export family protein, which translates to MLRQTFQLGCMAVVLGGVLAGCSTIPTSGPSASRINQAGQSAAQVDRDGIQVVDVTNDIARQLFAERGANSFFTALGGRPAFNQQLGIGDTVEISIWEAPPATLFGAGGGSSHDAKSAAAGGSQVTALPEQMIDGDGSINVPFVGQIRAAGLTPVQLQNAIVARLKNVAHDPQVLVKLSRNATSYVTVVGDVVNSSRQPLTAHGERVLDMLAASGGVKQPVDKVTIQLTRGDKVVSMPLESVIRDPRQNVPLHAGDVMTALFQPYSFMALGATGKNEEVGFEAQGITLAQAIARSGGLLDTRSDAQGVFIFRLEDANALKWANTPVRTTADGKVPVVYRVNFRDPNAFFVAQNFMMDNKDILYVSNAPVAELQKFLNVVFSVAYPVITGVEVTR; encoded by the coding sequence ATGTTGCGTCAGACATTTCAGTTGGGTTGCATGGCGGTCGTGCTGGGAGGCGTGCTGGCCGGATGTTCGACCATCCCGACCTCGGGGCCGAGCGCCTCGCGCATCAATCAGGCCGGCCAGAGTGCGGCGCAGGTCGATCGCGACGGGATTCAGGTGGTCGACGTGACCAACGACATCGCCCGCCAGCTGTTCGCCGAACGCGGCGCGAACAGCTTCTTTACGGCGCTGGGCGGGCGCCCCGCGTTCAATCAGCAGCTCGGAATCGGCGACACGGTCGAAATCTCGATCTGGGAAGCGCCGCCCGCCACGCTGTTCGGCGCCGGCGGCGGCAGCAGCCATGACGCGAAGTCGGCCGCCGCGGGCGGCTCGCAGGTCACGGCGCTGCCCGAGCAGATGATCGACGGCGACGGCTCGATCAACGTGCCGTTCGTCGGCCAGATCCGGGCCGCGGGCCTCACGCCGGTGCAACTGCAGAACGCCATCGTCGCGCGCCTGAAGAACGTGGCGCACGATCCGCAGGTACTGGTGAAGCTGTCGCGCAACGCCACCTCGTATGTGACCGTGGTGGGCGACGTGGTCAACAGCAGCCGCCAGCCGCTGACCGCCCACGGCGAGCGCGTGCTCGACATGCTGGCCGCCTCGGGCGGCGTCAAGCAGCCGGTGGACAAGGTGACGATCCAGCTCACGCGCGGCGACAAGGTGGTGTCGATGCCGCTCGAATCGGTGATCCGCGATCCGCGCCAGAACGTGCCGCTGCACGCGGGCGACGTGATGACGGCGCTGTTCCAGCCCTACAGCTTCATGGCGCTCGGCGCGACCGGCAAGAACGAGGAAGTCGGCTTCGAGGCGCAGGGCATCACGCTGGCGCAGGCGATCGCGCGCTCGGGCGGCCTGCTCGATACGCGTTCCGACGCGCAGGGCGTGTTCATCTTCCGCCTCGAGGACGCCAACGCGCTCAAGTGGGCCAACACGCCGGTGCGCACCACGGCCGACGGCAAGGTGCCGGTGGTGTACCGCGTGAATTTCCGCGATCCCAACGCGTTTTTCGTGGCGCAGAACTTCATGATGGACAACAAGGACATCCTCTACGTCTCGAATGCGCCGGTGGCCGAGCTGCAAAAATTCCTCAACGTGGTGTTCTCGGTGGCTTACCCGGTGATCACCGGGGTCGAAGTGACTCGTTGA
- the gmd gene encoding GDP-mannose 4,6-dehydratase, protein MTTAIITGITGQDGAYLAQLLIEKGYTVYGTYRRTSSVNFWRIEDLGIASHPNLKLVECDLTDLSANIRLVQSARPDEVYNLAAQSFVGVSFDQPVTTAEITGVGALNLLEAIRVVNPKIRFYQASTSEMFGKVQAIPQTESTPFYPRSPYGVAKLYAHWITVNYRESYDMFACSGILFNHESPLRGQEFVTRKITNTMARIKLGLQDTLELGNLDAKRDWGFAKEYVEGMWRMMQAKEADTFVLATNRTETVRDFATMAGKAAGFDLVWQGSEESEVGIDRNSNRAIVKINPRFYRPAEVELLIGDPKKARDELGWEPKTTLEQLCQMMVEADIRRNETGKSF, encoded by the coding sequence ATGACGACAGCAATTATCACCGGCATTACTGGTCAAGACGGCGCCTACCTCGCGCAGTTGCTGATAGAAAAGGGCTACACGGTCTACGGCACCTACCGCCGTACCAGCTCGGTGAATTTCTGGCGTATCGAGGATCTCGGGATCGCTTCCCACCCGAACCTGAAGCTGGTGGAGTGCGACCTGACCGATCTGAGCGCCAACATCCGTCTCGTGCAGTCGGCCCGGCCCGACGAGGTCTACAACCTCGCGGCGCAGAGCTTCGTGGGCGTGTCGTTCGACCAGCCGGTCACGACGGCCGAAATCACCGGCGTGGGCGCGCTGAACCTGCTCGAGGCGATCCGCGTCGTCAATCCGAAGATCCGCTTCTATCAGGCCAGCACCTCGGAGATGTTCGGCAAGGTGCAGGCGATCCCGCAAACGGAATCGACGCCGTTCTATCCGCGCAGCCCGTATGGCGTCGCCAAGCTCTACGCGCACTGGATCACTGTGAATTACCGCGAGAGCTACGACATGTTCGCGTGCAGCGGGATCCTGTTCAATCACGAATCGCCGCTGCGCGGCCAGGAATTCGTGACGCGCAAGATCACCAACACCATGGCGCGCATCAAGCTCGGCCTGCAGGACACGCTCGAGCTCGGCAATCTCGACGCCAAGCGCGACTGGGGTTTCGCCAAGGAATACGTCGAAGGCATGTGGCGCATGATGCAGGCCAAGGAAGCCGACACCTTCGTGCTCGCGACCAACCGCACGGAAACCGTGCGCGACTTCGCCACCATGGCGGGCAAGGCCGCCGGCTTCGATCTGGTGTGGCAGGGCAGCGAGGAAAGCGAGGTCGGCATCGACCGCAACAGCAATCGCGCCATCGTGAAGATCAACCCGCGCTTCTATCGTCCGGCCGAAGTGGAACTGCTGATCGGCGACCCGAAGAAGGCGCGCGACGAACTGGGCTGGGAGCCGAAGACGACGCTCGAGCAACTCTGCCAGATGATGGTCGAGGCCGACATCCGCCGCAACGAAACCGGCAAGTCGTTCTGA
- a CDS encoding mannose-1-phosphate guanylyltransferase/mannose-6-phosphate isomerase, translating to MNIYPIILCGGSGTRLWPMSRGGYPKQYLRLTGEQTLVQQTAQRLRTIPDVAAPIIVSNAEQRFLVAEQLRQIDVAPTSIVLEPVARNTAPAIAVAALLAAQQQPDALMLVLPSDHVILNERAFVEAVTNAAPVAADGALVTFGIAPKEAHTGYGYIHRGAPIDAGRAVFQVDAFIEKPDAAKARRLLDEGGYYWNSGMFLIKASTYLEELRQHAPEIARQAGLALAGAQRDSDFVRLDHEAFAASPSLSIDYAVMEKTRHAAVVETVDLGWDDIGSWSALADISAKNADGNTVLGDVYTDAVSNSYVRADHRMVAAIGVDNLVIVETADAVLITHRDRSQDVKKIVEWLNASGRHESVTHRRVVRPWGDYEGIDQGDRFQVKRIVVKPGAQLSLQMHHHRAEHWIVVKGTALVTNGDREIMLTENQSTYIPLGATHRLSNPGKIPLELIEVQSGAYLGEDDIVRFEDTYGRAPK from the coding sequence ATGAATATTTATCCGATCATTCTCTGCGGCGGCAGCGGCACCCGTCTGTGGCCCATGTCGCGGGGCGGTTATCCGAAGCAGTATCTGCGGCTGACCGGCGAACAGACGCTGGTGCAGCAGACCGCGCAGCGTCTGCGCACGATCCCCGACGTGGCCGCGCCGATCATCGTCAGCAATGCCGAGCAACGCTTCCTGGTGGCCGAACAGCTGCGCCAGATCGACGTCGCGCCGACCTCGATCGTGCTGGAGCCGGTGGCCCGCAACACCGCGCCCGCGATCGCCGTGGCGGCGCTGCTCGCGGCGCAGCAGCAGCCCGACGCGCTGATGCTGGTGCTGCCGTCCGACCACGTGATCCTCAACGAGCGCGCGTTCGTCGAGGCCGTCACCAACGCGGCGCCGGTGGCCGCCGACGGCGCGCTCGTCACGTTCGGCATCGCGCCGAAGGAAGCGCACACGGGTTACGGCTACATCCATCGCGGCGCGCCGATCGACGCCGGGCGCGCGGTGTTCCAGGTCGACGCGTTCATCGAGAAGCCCGACGCGGCCAAGGCGCGGCGCCTGCTCGACGAAGGGGGCTACTACTGGAACAGCGGGATGTTCCTGATCAAGGCCTCGACCTACCTCGAGGAACTGCGCCAGCACGCGCCCGAGATCGCGCGCCAGGCCGGCCTCGCGCTGGCCGGCGCCCAGCGCGACAGCGACTTCGTGCGGCTCGACCACGAGGCGTTCGCCGCCAGCCCGAGCCTGTCGATCGACTACGCCGTGATGGAGAAGACCCGCCACGCGGCCGTGGTCGAGACCGTCGACCTGGGCTGGGACGACATCGGCTCATGGAGCGCGCTGGCCGACATCTCCGCAAAGAACGCGGACGGCAACACGGTACTCGGCGACGTCTACACCGACGCCGTCAGCAACTCCTACGTGCGCGCCGACCATCGCATGGTGGCCGCGATCGGGGTCGACAACCTGGTGATCGTCGAGACCGCCGACGCGGTGCTGATCACGCATCGCGACCGCTCGCAGGACGTCAAGAAGATCGTCGAATGGCTGAATGCCTCGGGCCGTCACGAATCGGTCACGCACCGTCGCGTGGTACGCCCGTGGGGCGACTACGAGGGCATCGACCAGGGCGACCGGTTCCAGGTCAAGCGCATCGTCGTCAAGCCGGGCGCGCAGCTGAGCCTGCAGATGCACCACCATCGCGCCGAGCACTGGATCGTCGTGAAGGGCACCGCGCTCGTGACCAACGGCGACCGGGAAATCATGCTGACCGAGAACCAGTCGACCTACATCCCGCTCGGCGCGACGCACCGCCTGAGCAATCCGGGCAAGATCCCGCTCGAGCTGATCGAGGTGCAGTCGGGCGCCTACCTCGGCGAGGACGACATCGTCCGCTTCGAGGACACCTACGGCCGCGCGCCGAAGTAA
- a CDS encoding NAD-dependent epimerase/dehydratase family protein — protein MASILITGISGFIGRYLARHLQAQGHDVIGTTMQGMDSQIVCDLREREQIDAVLKDVDPDVVIHLAALSSVTEGKTLQYYETNLIGTENLLLGLDAIGRRRRLIFVSTAGVYGNQPTGMLSEDLAPLPVSHYGISKYACERLVRNFGERHDITITRPFNVIGVGQNGNFVVPKLVRHFAERAASIRLGRLDPVRDYIDVQSTCDIFARLIDEPKSFGETINICSGRGTSVRELLDILIRVSGHEIEVISAPEFIRANEVFSLLGDTTRLDALLPRRQALLPVEEVIRGMLKDGEERVAARAAGA, from the coding sequence ATGGCTTCGATCCTGATTACCGGTATTTCGGGCTTTATCGGTCGCTACCTGGCCCGCCACCTGCAGGCGCAGGGGCACGACGTGATCGGCACGACGATGCAGGGGATGGACTCGCAGATCGTCTGCGACCTGCGTGAACGCGAGCAGATCGACGCCGTGCTGAAGGACGTCGATCCGGATGTCGTGATCCATCTGGCGGCGCTCTCGTCGGTGACCGAGGGCAAGACCCTGCAGTACTACGAAACCAACCTGATCGGCACGGAGAACCTGCTGCTCGGGCTCGACGCGATCGGGCGGCGCCGGCGCCTGATCTTCGTCAGTACCGCGGGCGTCTACGGCAACCAGCCCACCGGCATGCTGTCCGAGGATCTCGCGCCGTTGCCGGTCAGCCACTACGGCATCAGCAAGTACGCCTGCGAGCGGCTGGTGCGGAACTTCGGCGAGCGCCACGACATCACCATCACGCGGCCGTTCAACGTGATCGGGGTCGGGCAGAACGGCAATTTCGTGGTGCCGAAGCTGGTGCGCCACTTCGCCGAGCGTGCCGCCTCGATCCGGCTCGGCCGGCTCGATCCGGTGCGCGACTACATCGACGTGCAGTCGACCTGCGATATCTTCGCGCGCCTGATCGACGAGCCGAAGTCGTTCGGCGAGACCATCAACATCTGCTCGGGGCGCGGCACCTCGGTGCGCGAGCTGCTCGACATCCTGATCCGCGTGAGCGGCCACGAGATCGAAGTGATTTCGGCGCCCGAGTTCATCCGCGCCAACGAGGTGTTCAGCCTGCTCGGCGACACGACCCGGCTCGATGCGCTGCTGCCGCGGCGCCAGGCGCTGCTGCCAGTGGAGGAGGTGATCCGCGGCATGCTGAAGGACGGCGAGGAGCGCGTGGCGGCGCGCGCGGCCGGCGCGTAA
- a CDS encoding glycosyltransferase family 4 protein, with translation MSLLLLDVTRLLNRLYDGTLPTGVDRVGIAYIERYGHRARAVLSERGFVTTLGERDSRRVFDWLTGRERAARAAIRATVARAVATGWRRRAAVPGVLLNTSHTGMEYPRYYRSVAARNARSVFMIHDLIPLTHAEYCRPGVDQQHRRRVRLALAHADALIANSQATFDTLAHEAELAGLPLPPTAVAHLASGMQPAGGHARPLPRPYFVMLGTIEPRKNHWLMLHVWRALVEKWGAAAPTLVVIGRRGWECENVVDMLERCAPIRDFVIEKSNCSDAELQAWLSHAQALLFPSFAEGYGIPLVEALELGVPVIASRLDAFAEISAGIPDYLDPLDGRGWQQAIEAYAEAGSPARAAQLARIARFVAPTWDAHFEHVDALLRTLTGA, from the coding sequence GTGTCATTATTACTTCTTGATGTAACCCGCCTGTTGAATCGCCTCTACGACGGCACCTTGCCGACCGGGGTGGATCGCGTCGGGATCGCCTATATCGAGAGGTACGGGCACCGGGCTCGCGCGGTACTGAGCGAACGCGGCTTCGTGACCACGCTCGGCGAGCGCGATTCGCGGCGCGTGTTCGACTGGCTGACCGGACGCGAGCGCGCCGCGCGCGCCGCGATCCGCGCCACCGTCGCGCGCGCCGTGGCCACCGGCTGGCGGCGCCGCGCCGCCGTGCCGGGCGTGCTGCTGAACACCAGCCACACCGGCATGGAATATCCGCGCTACTACCGCAGCGTCGCCGCCCGCAACGCGCGCTCGGTCTTCATGATCCACGACCTGATCCCGCTCACGCACGCGGAATACTGCCGGCCCGGCGTCGACCAGCAGCACCGCCGGCGCGTGCGCCTCGCGCTGGCCCATGCCGACGCCCTGATCGCCAATTCGCAGGCCACCTTCGACACGCTCGCGCACGAGGCCGAACTGGCCGGCCTGCCGCTGCCACCGACCGCGGTCGCCCATCTGGCCTCCGGCATGCAGCCGGCCGGCGGGCACGCGCGCCCGCTCCCCCGCCCCTATTTCGTCATGCTCGGCACCATCGAGCCGCGCAAGAACCACTGGCTGATGCTGCACGTCTGGCGCGCGCTGGTCGAGAAGTGGGGTGCCGCGGCGCCGACGCTGGTGGTGATCGGCCGGCGCGGCTGGGAGTGCGAAAACGTGGTCGACATGCTGGAGCGCTGCGCGCCGATCCGCGATTTCGTCATCGAGAAATCGAACTGCTCCGACGCGGAACTGCAGGCCTGGCTCAGCCACGCGCAGGCGCTGCTGTTCCCGTCGTTCGCCGAGGGCTACGGGATTCCGCTGGTGGAAGCGCTGGAACTCGGCGTGCCGGTGATCGCGAGCCGGCTCGACGCGTTTGCCGAGATCAGCGCCGGGATCCCCGACTATCTCGATCCGCTCGACGGGCGCGGCTGGCAGCAGGCGATCGAGGCCTACGCCGAAGCCGGGTCGCCCGCGCGCGCGGCGCAGCTCGCCCGCATCGCGCGGTTCGTCGCGCCCACCTGGGACGCGCATTTCGAACACGTCGACGCGCTGCTGCGGACCCTGACGGGCGCCTGA
- a CDS encoding glycosyltransferase family 4 protein: protein MKLILCVDAIAHPLTGIGRYTWELARHYRAIASDDAPRLLHGERWIDDPATLLQPQAANKPPKSALQTLLGVRRTQRMQHWWRRRELRSHFFHGPNYFLPEFAERGVATVHDLSVFKFPETHPAERIRHFETAFGSTLARAGHLITDSEATRAEVAGFFGWPLERITAIPLGVAPEYHPREAAELAAPLAELGLAAGGYALCVSTLEPRKRVDRLIAAYARLPEALRRRWPLVLAGSRGWLNETLLARISQAENEGWLRYLGFVPEASLPMLYAGARAFLFPSVYEGFGLPVLEALASGVPTLTSNSTSLPEVAGGAALLVSPDHDDELRAGIETVLSDDAWRAAAVAKGLEVAARRDWASCAGNTLALCRRLEAAR, encoded by the coding sequence GTGAAACTGATTCTCTGCGTGGATGCGATCGCGCATCCGTTGACCGGCATCGGGCGTTACACCTGGGAACTCGCGCGTCATTACCGGGCCATCGCGTCGGATGACGCGCCGCGCCTGCTGCACGGCGAACGATGGATCGACGATCCGGCCACGTTGCTGCAGCCGCAGGCGGCGAACAAGCCGCCGAAAAGCGCGCTGCAGACGCTGCTGGGCGTGCGCCGCACGCAGCGCATGCAGCACTGGTGGCGGCGTCGCGAACTGCGATCGCATTTCTTTCACGGTCCGAACTATTTCCTGCCTGAATTCGCCGAGCGCGGCGTCGCGACGGTCCACGACCTGTCGGTGTTCAAGTTTCCGGAAACGCATCCGGCGGAACGGATCCGGCATTTCGAAACGGCGTTCGGCTCGACGCTCGCGCGCGCCGGCCATCTGATCACCGATTCCGAGGCGACGCGCGCCGAGGTGGCCGGGTTCTTCGGCTGGCCGCTCGAACGGATCACGGCGATTCCGCTCGGCGTGGCGCCCGAGTATCACCCGCGCGAGGCCGCCGAACTGGCCGCGCCGCTTGCCGAACTCGGGCTCGCGGCAGGCGGCTACGCGCTGTGCGTCTCGACGCTCGAGCCGCGCAAGCGCGTCGACCGCCTGATCGCGGCTTACGCACGGCTGCCCGAGGCGCTGCGGCGGCGCTGGCCGCTGGTGCTGGCCGGCAGTCGCGGCTGGCTCAACGAAACGCTGCTCGCGCGGATTTCACAGGCAGAGAACGAAGGCTGGCTACGCTATCTGGGCTTCGTGCCGGAAGCGTCGCTGCCGATGCTGTACGCTGGCGCGCGCGCGTTCCTGTTTCCTTCGGTCTACGAAGGCTTCGGCCTGCCGGTGCTGGAGGCGCTCGCGAGCGGCGTGCCGACGCTGACCTCGAACAGCACGTCGCTGCCCGAGGTGGCCGGCGGCGCCGCGCTGCTGGTCAGCCCGGATCACGACGACGAACTGCGCGCCGGCATCGAGACGGTGCTGTCGGACGACGCCTGGCGCGCCGCGGCCGTGGCGAAGGGGCTCGAGGTGGCGGCCCGCCGCGACTGGGCGAGCTGCGCCGGGAACACGCTGGCGCTGTGCCGCCGGCTGGAGGCGGCGCGCTAG